A genomic segment from Bubalus kerabau isolate K-KA32 ecotype Philippines breed swamp buffalo chromosome 14, PCC_UOA_SB_1v2, whole genome shotgun sequence encodes:
- the LOC129627203 gene encoding cryptic protein-like isoform X3 produces MTWSHSARLLFVISLILQIIPMGNSYQTGKYKSSREESSSGKAQKFQQKTLNWTLNNLREENDSTEGWKPQGSFPYSLTFQELSGNAADKGHLGAPPRRSCCQNGGTCVLSSFCVCPAHFTGRYCEHDQRRSAAPWCTEPGPSAAATFAGASLRPCTASPCRHPAAAT; encoded by the exons ATGACCTGGAGCCATTCTGCTAG GCTTCTGTTTGTGATCAGTTTGATATTGCAGATCATCCCCATGGGAAACA gCTATCAAACAGGGAAATATAAAAGTAGTAGAGAAGAAAGCAGCAGTGGTAAAGCTCAGAAGTTCCAGCAGAAAACACTCAACTGGACCTTGAATAATTTAAGGGAGGAGAATGACAGCACAGAGGGCTGGAAGCCTCAGGGTTCATTCCCCTACTCCTTGACTTTCCAAGAGCTAAGTGGCAATGCTGCAGACAAAGGTCATCTCG GTGCACCTCCGCGGCGGAGCTGCTGCCAGAACGGCGGCACCTGCGTGCTGAGCAGCTTCTGCGTGTGCCCCGCTCACTTCACCGGCCGCTACTGTGAGCACGACCAGAGGCGCAG TGCGGCGCCCTGGTGCACGGAGCCTGGACCTTCCGCGGCTGCCACCTTTGCAGGTGCGTCTTTGCGGCCCTGCACTGCCTCCCCCTGCAGACACCCGGCCGCTGCG
- the LOC129627203 gene encoding cryptic protein-like isoform X4 yields MTWSHSARLLFVISLILQIIPMGNSYQTGKYKSSREESSSGKAQKFQQKTLNWTLNNLREENDSTEGWKPQGSFPYSLTFQELSGNAADKGHLGAPPRRSCCQNGGTCVLSSFCVCPAHFTGRYCEHDQRRSKCGALVHGAWTFRGCHLCRLERLSHLTL; encoded by the exons ATGACCTGGAGCCATTCTGCTAG GCTTCTGTTTGTGATCAGTTTGATATTGCAGATCATCCCCATGGGAAACA gCTATCAAACAGGGAAATATAAAAGTAGTAGAGAAGAAAGCAGCAGTGGTAAAGCTCAGAAGTTCCAGCAGAAAACACTCAACTGGACCTTGAATAATTTAAGGGAGGAGAATGACAGCACAGAGGGCTGGAAGCCTCAGGGTTCATTCCCCTACTCCTTGACTTTCCAAGAGCTAAGTGGCAATGCTGCAGACAAAGGTCATCTCG GTGCACCTCCGCGGCGGAGCTGCTGCCAGAACGGCGGCACCTGCGTGCTGAGCAGCTTCTGCGTGTGCCCCGCTCACTTCACCGGCCGCTACTGTGAGCACGACCAGAGGCGCAG CAAGTGCGGCGCCCTGGTGCACGGAGCCTGGACCTTCCGCGGCTGCCACCTTTGCAG